One Solanum pennellii chromosome 10, SPENNV200 genomic region harbors:
- the LOC107032362 gene encoding phosphoglycerate mutase-like protein AT74H: MINSTVDDNGHAQIPDEQQHHCHCCQFHSQNQHKPVAVPKCLPKRIILVRHGESEGNKDDAMYTITPDYRIPLTPKGIDQAKEAGSRIFDIVSDNGSEDNWKVYFYVSPYVRARSTLREIGRAFSRRRVLGVREECRIREQDFGNFQVADRMKVIKETRERFGRFFYRFPEGESAADVYDRVSSFLESLWRDIDMNRLHHDPNDDLNLVIISHGLASRVFLMKWFKWTVEQFEYLNNLGNCGFRVLQLGLGGEYSLAVHHTEEEMLEWGLSPEMISDQKWRAHASRSSWKDKCSWYLDAFFDHLTNSDEDDYDEVKSDFSD, translated from the exons ATGATAAATAGTACCGTTGATGACAACGGCCATGCTCAAATTCCTGATGAGCAGCAACATCACTGCCACTGTTGCCAATTTCATAGTCAAAATCAGCACAAGCCCGTAGCCGTACCCAAGTGCCTACCAAAGCGCATAATTTTGGTTCGTCACGGCGAGAGCGAAGGTAATAAAGACGACGCTATGTACACCATCACCCCCGATTATAGGATCCCTCTAACTCCCAAGGGAATTGATCAAGCCAAGGAAGCTGGCTCTCGCATTTTTGACATCGTTTCTGATAATGGTTCTGAGGATAACTGGAAGGTCTACTTCTACGTTTCCCCATATGTGAGAGCACGTTCCACCCTACGGGAGATAGGCAGGGCTTTTTCCAGACGGAGAGTTCTTGGCGTCAGGGAAGAATGCCGAATTAGAGAACAAGATTTTGGTAATTTTCAAGTGGCTGACCGCATGAAAGTCATCAAAGAGACTCGCGAGAGATTTGGCCGCTTCTTTTATCGATTTCCTGAGGGAGAATCAGCAGCTGATGTTTATGACAGAGTTTCCA GTTTTCTTGAGTCTCTTTGGAGGGACATTGATATGAACAGGCTCCATCATGACCCTAATGACGATTTGAATCTTGTGATTATATCTCATGGTCTAGCTAGTCGTGTGTTTCTGATGAAATGGTTCAAGTGGACAGTTGAGCAATTTGAGTATCTAAACAATTTAGGAAATTGTGGATTTAGAGTTCTACAATTAGGGCTTGGTGGTGAATACAGCTTAGCAGTCCACCATACTGAAGAAGAGATGCTGGAATGGGGACTATCCCCTGAAATGATTTCAGACCAAAAATGGCGAGCTCATGCTAGCAGGAGTTCATGGAAGGACAAATGCTCTTGGTACCTTGATGCTTTCTTTGACCATTTAACTAATTCAGATGAGGATGATTATGATGAAGTCAAATCTGACTTTTCTGACTAG